Proteins from a genomic interval of Medicago truncatula cultivar Jemalong A17 chromosome 3, MtrunA17r5.0-ANR, whole genome shotgun sequence:
- the LOC11430599 gene encoding serpin-ZX gives MNKWNVQCSNHDPYIYYAFQAVEVTNDVNLWAEKETNGLIKEILSPGSVNNLTRLIFANALYFKGAWNQPFDPSKTKYYDFHIHNGSSVKVPFMTSKKDQFIRAFDGFKVLCIPYEQGGDKRRFSMYFFLPNAKDGLSALVEKVASESTLLHHKSFVILKSK, from the exons atgaataagtggaatGTCCAGTGTTCGAACCAcgacccctacatatattatgcttTTCAG GCGGTTGAAGTGACCAATGACGTGAATTTATGGGCTGAAAAAGAGACAAATGGTCTTATTAAAGAAATTCTTTCTCCAGGGTCAGTTAACAACTTAACCAGACTCATATTTGCTAATGCATTGTACTTTAAGGGAGCATGGAATCAACCGTTTGATCCTTCGAAAACAAAATACTACGATTTTCATATTCATAATGGTAGTTCAGTCAAAGTTCCCTTCATGACCAGCAAGAAAGATCAATTTATTAGAGCTTTTGATGGTTTTAAAGTGCTTTGTATCCCTTATGAGCAAGGTGGAGATAAGCGTCGATTCTCTATGtacttttttcttccaaatgcAAAAGATGGACTGTCAGCTTTGGTCGAGAAGGTGGCTTCTGAATCTACATTACTACACCACAAAAGCTTTGTCATTCTAAAGTCAAAGTAG
- the LOC11429653 gene encoding blue copper protein has translation MTFFKALVLCFFLAITMPLPTLATNHIVGDGLGWTVDSDYTTWASDKTFVVGDSLVFNYEAGWHTVDEVNESDYNSCTTRNSISTDGSGATTIPLKKAGTHYFICAVPVHCISGGMKLSVKVQDSSSSSSSSSSAAPSAAPSPSGKGSPSSDDTPAATTTTTTIPTIAAPSPSGKGLPSDDTPAATTTTTPTMQSASSATCISPIVAFFFIVSWILIN, from the exons ATGACATTCTTTAAGGCTTTGGTTTTATGCTTCTTTTTAGCGATCACTATGCCATTGCCGACTCTGGCAACAAACCACATTGTTGGAGATGGTTTAGGTTGGACAGTTGATTCTGATTATACAACATGGGCTAGTGACAAAACCTTTGTAGTTGGTGACAGTCTCG TGTTCAACTATGAAGCTGGGTGGCACACAGTGGATGAAGTTAATGAAAGTGACTATAATTCATGCACAACTAGAAATTCAATTAGTACAGACGGTAGTGGTGCCACAACCATTCCCCTCAAAAAAGCAGGAACTCATTACTTCATATGTGCTGTTCCTGTACATTGCATAAGTGGTGGCATGAAACTCTCTGTTAAGGTTcaggattcttcttcttcttcttcttcttcttcttctgctgcTCCTTCTGCTGCACCATCACCATCAGGAAAAGGTTCACCTTCTTCCGATGACACCCCCGCCgcaacaacaaccaccaccaccattccTACCATTGCAGCACCATCACCATCAGGAAAAGGTTTACCTTCCGATGACACCCCCGCCGCAACAACCACCACCACTCCTACCATGCAAAGTGCATCTTCAGCTACTTGTATCTCACCAATTGTTgccttcttttttattgtttcatgGATCTTGATCAATTAA
- the LOC11429654 gene encoding ABC transporter A family member 2, translated as MTNTFSQLIQQYKALLKKNILISCRSKTSILLQMLSPVIFIFLISAIDKAIEVQTSTTTQYKSTIHPSPKPSPPIPPCENKFFVKEPCYDFIWSGDTNPKFHTIVERIMNNNPGRPIPISKVKSFHDKALVDQWFLNNPMQCPGAIHFWEKYDGVISYGIQTNSSSVQKRGKYEDPNFSFQLPLQLAAEREIARFLIGDPSFKWNVFLKEFAHPAMSPPSAVGSIGPVFFLAIAMFNFVLQMSSLVAEKELKLRQAMTVMGLYDSAYWLSWLTWETVVTLLSSILVVLCGMIFQLRFFLKNSFAVLFFLFFLFEFNMTGLAFMLSAFIGKSSSATTVGFSIFIVGYVTQLVVQVGFPYNYIFSVTVRKLWSLFPPNPFAQGLRVLSHAVSTPEDNGVSWSKRGSCATNDNNCVMTINDIYKWLLATSFLWFILAIYFDNIIPNAMGVRKSMLYFLNPRYWTGNGGQKVKEGGVCSCIFSTRHEENSMPDDDDVLEEENVVKQRLTQGVVDANVAVQLHGIVKTYPGTYNIGLCCKCKRSAPYHALKGLWLNFTKDQLFCLLGPNGAGKTTVINCLTGITPVTDGDALIYGHSIRSSTGMSNIQKLIGVCPQFDILWDALSGEEHLELFASIKGLSPASVKSITQTSLAEVRLMDAAKVRSGSYSGGMKRRLSVAIALIGDPKLVILDEPTTGMDAITRRHVWDIIQSAKRGRAIVLTTHSMEEADILSDRIGIMAKGKLRCIGTSIRLKSRFGTGFIANINFYRNNNEKIPENGDAISTRQHEAVKQFFKNRLDLVPKEENKNFLTYVIPHEREALLTDFFTELQDREKEFGISDIQLGLTTLEEVFLNIAKQAKLESAAAEGSLVTLTLKSGESVQIPVGAMIVGIPGSESAEYPTGFMVQVHWEQDDTGALCIAGHSQKAPVPQKIQLPSSPTARQRRSALVHGVVIDPSQVSLVNFQ; from the exons ATGACCAACACTTTCTCCCAGTTAATACAACAGTACAAAGCACtattaaagaaaaacatattaatCTCGTGTCGAAGCAAGACATCTATCCTTCTCCAGATGCTCTCACCGGTCATATTCATTTTCCTAATATCCGCCATAGACAAAGCAATCGAAGTACAAACCTCAACAACTACGCAGTATAAGTCCACAATACATCCTTCGCCAAAACCTTCACCACCAATCCCACCTTGTGAAAACAAATTCTTTGTTAAAGAGCCTTGCTATGATTTTATCTGGAGCGGTGATACTAACCCAAAGTTTCACACCATCGTGGAGCGTATCATGAATAATAACCCTGGTAGACCCATACCTATCTCTAAGGTTAAGTCATTTCATGATAAAGCACTAGTTGATCAGTGGTTTCTTAATAATCCTATGCAATGTCCCGGTGCAATTCATTTTTGGGAAAAGTATGATGGTGTTATCAGTTATGGGATTCAGACTAATTCCAGTAGTGTTCAGAAGCGCGGGAAATATGAAGatcctaatttttcttttcaacttccACTTCAGCTTGCTGCTGAACGGGAAATCGCCAGATTTCTTATTGGAG ACCCAAGCTTCAAGTGGAATgtgtttttgaaggaatttgCGCACCCAGCCATGAGTCCTCCCTCTGCTGTTGGATCAATCGGTCCAGTATTTTTTCTTGCAATTgctatgtttaattttgttcttCAGATGAGTTCTTTGGTCGCAGAGAAAGAGCTCAAACTTCGCCAG GCAATGACAGTGATGGGGCTTTACGACTCTGCATACTGGTTATCATGGCTAACCTGGGAAACAGTTGTTACACTCCTATCATCTATTCTCGTAGTTCTCTGTGGCATGATTTTTCAGCTTCgtttctttttgaaaaacagTTTCGCTGTTCTGTTCTTTTTGTTCTTCCTATTTGAATTTAACATG ACTGGGTTGGCCTTCATGTTATCGGCTTTTATTGGAAAATCATCGTCGGCAACAACAGTCGGCTTCTCCATATTTATTGTCGGCTATGTGACTCAG CTCGTGGTGCAAGTAGGATTTCCTTACAATTATATCTTCTCTGTTACTGTCCGAAAATTATGGTCATTGTTTCCGCCTAATCCTTTTGCTCAAGGCTTGCGTGTGCTTTCACATGCCGTCTCAACCCCTGAAGATAACGGTGTTAGCTGGAGTAAACGGGGATCATGCGCCACTAACGACAACAACTGTGTGATGACAATT AATGATATTTATAAATGGCTTCTGGCCACATCCTTTCTGTGGTTCATTCTAGCCATCTATTTTGACAATATAATCCCAAATGCAATGGGTGTGAGGAAATCTATGTTATACTTTCTAAATCCTCGTTATTGGACGGGAAACGGAGGACAAAAAGTGAAAG AGGGTGGGGTTTGTAGTTGCATATTTTCAACCAGACATGAAGAGAATAGTATGCCAGATGATGACGATGTCCTTGAAGAAGAAAACGTTGTGAAACAGCGACTAACACAAGGCGTGGTTGATGCAAACGTTGCTGTTCAGTTACATGGCATCGTGAAGACTTATCCCGGTACATATAACATTGGTTTGTGCTGTAAATGTAAAAGAAGTGCTCCTTACCATGCTCTTAAG GGCTTGTGGTTGAACTTTACAAAGGATCAGTTATTTTGTCTTTTAGGACCGAATGGAGCTGGAAAGACTACAGTTATTAATTGTTTGACAGGGATAACTCCAGTAACAGATGGAGATG CATTGATTTATGGACATTCTATCCGTAGCTCCACTGGCATGTCAAACATTCAAAAGCTTATAGGAGTGTGTCCCCAG TTTGATATCCTATGGGATGCACTCTCTGGTGAAGAACACCTCGAACTCTTTGCTAGTATCAAAGGCCTGTCCCCAGCATCTGTAAAATCA ATTACTCAGACATCATTGGCAGAGGTGAGACTCATGGATGCAGCCAAAGTAAGATCTGGAAGTTACAGTGGAGGAATGAAACGCCGTCTCAGTGTTGCAATTGCCCTTATCGGTGACCctaaattagttattttggatGAACCG ACTACCGGTATGGATGCAATAACAAGGAGGCATGTGTGGGACATCATCCAAAGTGCAAAAAGAGGGCGTGCCATTGTTCTTACAACACATTCTATGGAAGAAGCAGACATTCTAAGTGACCGCATAGGAATCATGGCAAAGGGAAAGCTCCGATGCATTGGTACCTCAATCAGATTGAAGTCACGCTTCGGTACTGGTTTTATTGCTAATATTAACTTCTATAgaaacaataatgaaaagaTTCCTGAAAATGGTGATGCAATATCTACAAGACAGCATGAAGCTGTGAAACAATTCTTTAAGAAT CGTTTAGATTTAGTACCAAAAGAGGAGAATAAAAACTTTCTAACTTATGTGATTCCTCATGAAAGAGAGGCACTCCTTACA GATTTTTTTACAGAGCTCcaagatagagaaaaagaatttGGCATATCTGACATCCAGCTTGGTCTAACAACTCTTGAAGAAGTTTTCTTGAATATTGCAAAACAAGCAAAGCTAGAAAGTGCTGCAGCTGAAGGGAGCTTAGTGACTTTGACCTTGAAATCTGGAGAGTCTGTGCAG ATTCCAGTAGGAGCTATGATTGTGGGAATTCCTGGATCAGAGTCTGCTGAATATCCCACAGGGTTTATGGTACAAGTACACTGGGAGCAAGATGACACTGGCGCTCTTTGCATCGCTGGCCACTCGCAGAAAGCTCCTGTTCCTCAAAAGATCCAACTACCATCGTCTCCTACTGCAAGACAACGCCGGTCAGCGTTAGTCCACGGGGTTGTGATTGATCCAAGTCAAGTTAGTTTAGTCAATTTTCAGTAA
- the LOC120579620 gene encoding uncharacterized protein, translating into MIVYKILFHHSNCVFSCQTLTHLKLSIYLCQGYETQFPKSINLPSLTNLQLENFVFCVGYNDRAEPFSIFNGLSSLLISNCKVLHGDTLCVSSTTLVNLTVYNHFYSYYKFDLCTPSLCTFVFSGTPFQKLSANNVSSLKHVEIHAEIISFSEDPSRFLFNWLQEFANMKSLKVSTNTLQVLSLSPSLLNYNLLSLGNLKSLKVVMEPLLYKIRMALCEFKLQKVKSKTKRFCRRIGTIFTHT; encoded by the exons atgatTGTGTATAAGATTCTGTTTCATCACAGTAAT TGCGTGTTTTCATGTCAGACTTTAACACATCTTAAGCTTTCTATTTACCTCTGTCAAGGTTATGAAACACAGTTCCCAAAATCTATTAATTTGCCGTCATTAACCAACTTGCAACTAGAGAATTTTGTGTTTTGTGTTGGCTATAATGACCGGGCTGAGCCATTTTCAATCTTTAACGGGTTGAGTAGTTTGCTTATTTCCAATTGTAAAGTGTTGCATGGAGATACTCTTTGCGTATCAAGTACGACACTTGTTAATTTAACTGTATATAATCACTTCTACAGCTACTACAAATTTGATCTATGTACTCCAAGTCTTTGTACGTTTGTTTTTTCCGGTACTCCTTTTCAGAAACTCTCTGCAAACAATGTTTCTTCTCTTAAACATGTAGAGATTCATGCagaaataatttcattttcgGAGGATCCTTCTAGGTTTCTATTCAATTGGCTGCAAGAGTTTGCTAATATGAAATCGTTGAAGGTCTCCACCAATACTCTTCAG GTTCTTTCCTTATCTCCTAGTCTGTTGAACTATAATCTACTTTCCTTGGGTAACTTGAAGTCATTGAAAGTGGTAATGGAACCACTTCTGTATAAAATTCGCATGGCACTGTGTGAATTCAAGTTACAGAAAGTTAAGTCAAAGACGAAAAGATTTTGTAGAAGGATTGGAACCATCTTCACTCATACCTGA